A part of Candidatus Nezhaarchaeota archaeon genomic DNA contains:
- a CDS encoding fructose-1,6-bisphosphatase, protein MPIKVTISLIKADVGSLCGHHVVHPKQLELARKELEEAKRNGLIIDYYVFNCGDDLQLLMTHNKGEGNSEIHGLAWSVFKEVTEKVSRPLKLYAAGQDLLAETFSGNIKGMGPGVAEMEITERPSEPIVVFAADKTEPGAWNFPLYKIFASPDNTAGLVIDPTMHEGFTFRVMDVIEGKVVDLKCPEELYTLVALLGTPGRYIVERVFRKIDGAIAAVASTTKLSLIAGRYVGKDDPVLMIRAQHGFPAVGEILAPFAYPHLVAGWMRGSHHGPLMPVSLKNARSTFFDGPPRVVALGFQLANGELIGLNGSEPADLFDDPAFDVARSTAMQLADYIRRMGEFMPARLGPEELEYTTLPKILEKLKDRFRHV, encoded by the coding sequence GTGCCTATAAAAGTTACAATAAGCTTAATAAAGGCAGATGTGGGCTCATTATGTGGTCATCACGTGGTTCACCCTAAACAACTCGAATTAGCGAGAAAGGAACTTGAAGAAGCGAAGAGAAATGGCTTGATAATAGACTATTACGTCTTTAATTGCGGCGATGATCTACAACTACTAATGACGCATAATAAGGGAGAGGGGAATTCAGAAATTCATGGCCTTGCATGGAGTGTTTTTAAAGAGGTTACAGAGAAGGTATCAAGACCCCTAAAACTCTATGCTGCAGGTCAAGATCTTCTAGCTGAAACTTTTTCAGGTAACATTAAAGGCATGGGACCTGGAGTTGCTGAGATGGAGATAACTGAAAGACCTAGTGAACCAATAGTCGTTTTTGCAGCAGATAAGACGGAACCAGGAGCATGGAACTTCCCGTTATACAAGATATTTGCATCGCCGGATAACACTGCTGGGTTAGTAATAGATCCTACTATGCATGAAGGCTTCACGTTTAGAGTCATGGATGTAATTGAGGGTAAGGTGGTAGATCTGAAGTGCCCTGAAGAACTTTACACTCTTGTAGCTCTACTAGGTACTCCTGGGAGGTATATTGTTGAAAGAGTCTTCAGGAAGATAGATGGAGCCATAGCCGCAGTGGCAAGCACCACCAAATTGAGCTTAATAGCTGGCAGATATGTAGGCAAAGATGACCCTGTGCTCATGATTAGAGCACAACACGGCTTTCCAGCTGTCGGAGAAATATTAGCTCCTTTCGCATACCCTCACTTGGTAGCTGGATGGATGAGAGGATCACATCACGGGCCACTCATGCCTGTAAGCTTAAAAAATGCTCGATCAACCTTCTTTGATGGTCCTCCAAGAGTAGTAGCTCTTGGCTTTCAACTAGCAAATGGCGAGTTAATAGGCTTAAACGGCTCAGAGCCTGCAGATTTATTCGACGATCCAGCATTCGATGTAGCAAGGAGCACGGCCATGCAACTCGCCGACTACATAAGAAGGATGGGCGAATTCATGCCTGCAAGGCTTGGACCAGAAGAGTTAGAGTACACAACCTTGCCTAAGATACTAGAGAAACTCAAGGATAGGTTTAGGCACGTTTAA
- the rpmC gene encoding 50S ribosomal protein L29 — MAILRVNEVRKMTNEEKLAKLRELKAELMRLRAQQALGAPLDNPGKIKAIRKAIARILTIINEEKKRIKRA; from the coding sequence GTGGCGATTCTGAGGGTTAACGAAGTAAGGAAGATGACTAATGAAGAGAAATTAGCTAAGCTTCGAGAACTCAAGGCTGAGCTTATGAGACTTAGAGCTCAACAAGCCTTAGGGGCTCCACTAGACAATCCGGGTAAAATCAAGGCTATAAGGAAGGCCATAGCTAGGATTCTCACAATAATAAATGAAGAGAAGAAGAGGATTAAACGTGCCTAA
- a CDS encoding 30S ribosomal protein S3 codes for MPDIEKSFVAKALKRLDVDSFLQKELERAGYVKVELQKTPLGTNVTIYAERPGMVIGRHGSMVHELTQRLEKMFGIEKPQIGVAPIEVPELNAKIMAQRIKAALERGIHFRRAAYIALNQIMEAGALGGEVRIKGKLRTERARYEKLRAGIILKAGQISQEHVDTAVSHAYLKQGKIGIKVRIVLPSALKALEELDKGKTLAKMEGAKSGDSEG; via the coding sequence ATGCCGGATATAGAGAAAAGTTTCGTAGCGAAGGCTTTAAAAAGGCTAGATGTAGATTCTTTTCTTCAAAAAGAGCTTGAAAGGGCTGGCTACGTTAAAGTTGAGTTACAAAAAACACCACTAGGCACTAACGTAACGATATATGCCGAGAGGCCCGGCATGGTCATAGGTAGGCATGGATCAATGGTTCATGAGTTAACGCAAAGGCTTGAGAAAATGTTTGGAATAGAGAAGCCACAAATAGGTGTAGCCCCCATAGAGGTACCTGAGCTTAATGCAAAGATTATGGCTCAAAGGATTAAGGCTGCCCTTGAAAGAGGTATACATTTCAGGAGAGCTGCATACATTGCCCTCAACCAAATAATGGAGGCCGGCGCTTTAGGAGGTGAAGTAAGAATAAAAGGGAAACTCAGGACTGAGCGGGCACGTTATGAAAAATTACGAGCGGGGATAATTTTGAAGGCAGGGCAGATATCACAAGAGCATGTAGATACGGCAGTTAGTCATGCTTACTTAAAGCAGGGCAAAATAGGCATCAAAGTGAGGATAGTACTACCATCTGCTCTGAAGGCTTTAGAGGAGCTGGATAAAGGCAAGACGTTAGCAAAGATGGAGGGTGCAAAGAGTGGCGATTCTGAGGGTTAA
- a CDS encoding 50S ribosomal protein L22 translates to MPEFGYSLQDYDPDKMARASGRDLRVSWKKAIEVCYFIKGKKLSQARELLEKVLKKEIMIPFTRFRKKRAHHGSVHGYASGGYPIKVVREVLKILRNVETNAENKGLDVEKLVIVHAAAHKGPVIKKYIPRAFGRSTPFFQQLVHIEIAVKEV, encoded by the coding sequence ATGCCGGAGTTTGGATATTCACTTCAAGACTACGACCCAGACAAGATGGCGAGAGCTAGTGGTAGAGATTTGAGAGTAAGCTGGAAGAAAGCTATAGAGGTTTGTTACTTCATAAAGGGCAAGAAGTTAAGTCAAGCTAGAGAGCTCCTTGAAAAGGTTTTGAAGAAAGAAATTATGATACCTTTTACTAGGTTTAGAAAGAAGCGTGCTCATCATGGCAGTGTACATGGATACGCAAGTGGAGGTTATCCGATAAAGGTCGTAAGAGAGGTTTTAAAGATCCTAAGAAATGTTGAGACAAATGCTGAGAATAAGGGGCTCGATGTTGAGAAACTCGTTATAGTGCATGCAGCAGCACATAAGGGACCAGTCATAAAAAAATATATACCAAGGGCGTTCGGTAGGTCGACACCATTCTTTCAGCAATTAGTTCATATAGAAATTGCAGTTAAGGAGGTTTAA
- a CDS encoding 30S ribosomal protein S19, producing MSSKFTYRGYTLEQLVEMPMDEFIKLLPARQRRSLLRGLSEEKRKLLEKIRDLKSGKKAIVKTHIRDMIILPEMVGATVHIYNGKEFVPVTITEEMIGHYLGEFAITCKKVEHGEPGLRATRSSMYVPLK from the coding sequence ATGTCTAGCAAATTTACGTATAGGGGTTATACGCTAGAACAACTGGTTGAGATGCCCATGGACGAGTTCATAAAGCTACTCCCAGCTAGGCAGAGGAGGTCACTACTTCGAGGGTTAAGTGAAGAGAAAAGAAAGCTTTTGGAGAAAATCAGAGACCTTAAAAGCGGCAAGAAAGCTATTGTTAAAACTCATATTAGAGATATGATAATATTGCCGGAAATGGTGGGGGCAACAGTACATATATACAATGGCAAGGAATTCGTACCAGTTACCATAACTGAGGAGATGATAGGACATTACCTAGGGGAGTTTGCAATTACATGTAAGAAGGTGGAACATGGTGAACCAGGTCTAAGAGCAACTCGCAGTTCAATGTACGTTCCACTTAAGTAG
- a CDS encoding 50S ribosomal protein L2 — translation MGKRILAQRKGRGGSVFKSPKWIHKGPAKYPNLGKKDLEGVIEGKVEAIIHDPGRGAPLALIKLPDGIRFYNVAAEGIRVGQRIQIGDKAEPVPGNILPLRSIPDGTKVFNIELNYGDGGRLVRGSGCHAIVLGHTATGVYLSLPSGKTRLVGGYARATVGIVAGGGRTEKPFVKAGAKYHLSKVKAWKYPEVRGKAMGAYAHPHGGGSHPKGGTPVSHGTPPGAKVGHISSRRSGRKE, via the coding sequence ATGGGTAAACGAATCCTCGCTCAACGTAAAGGTCGTGGAGGCTCAGTATTTAAGTCTCCTAAATGGATACATAAGGGGCCAGCTAAGTACCCTAATTTAGGAAAAAAGGATCTTGAAGGGGTTATAGAAGGAAAAGTTGAGGCGATAATTCATGACCCTGGAAGAGGAGCTCCTTTAGCCCTCATTAAGCTACCTGATGGAATAAGGTTTTATAATGTAGCTGCTGAAGGTATCAGGGTTGGGCAAAGAATTCAAATAGGCGATAAGGCTGAGCCAGTACCCGGTAACATATTGCCACTAAGAAGCATACCTGATGGAACGAAAGTATTCAACATAGAGCTCAATTATGGTGATGGTGGACGTTTGGTGAGAGGTTCTGGTTGCCACGCTATCGTTCTTGGCCATACAGCTACGGGCGTATATTTAAGCTTACCTTCTGGCAAGACTAGACTTGTCGGTGGATATGCAAGAGCCACGGTGGGCATTGTAGCCGGTGGAGGTAGAACTGAGAAGCCATTTGTAAAAGCAGGTGCCAAGTATCACTTATCTAAGGTGAAGGCATGGAAATATCCTGAAGTTCGAGGGAAGGCCATGGGTGCTTATGCGCATCCACATGGTGGAGGTTCCCACCCTAAGGGCGGCACGCCAGTAAGCCATGGAACTCCACCTGGGGCAAAAGTTGGTCACATCTCAAGTAGGAGGAGTGGTAGGAAGGAATAG
- a CDS encoding 50S ribosomal protein L23 produces MSENKDLKFYDIVLRPVVSEKALSLIEKNNTLTFIVNIETNKARVEEAIERLFNVKVERVRTLITSRGEKKAYVKLKPEYKASEIAVKLGIL; encoded by the coding sequence GTGAGTGAGAATAAAGACTTAAAGTTTTACGACATAGTTCTAAGACCTGTAGTATCAGAGAAAGCCTTATCGCTAATAGAAAAGAACAACACACTAACATTCATAGTCAATATTGAGACTAATAAAGCGCGCGTAGAAGAAGCCATCGAGAGATTATTTAACGTCAAAGTGGAGAGAGTGAGGACCCTCATAACTTCTCGTGGTGAAAAGAAGGCTTACGTTAAATTAAAACCGGAGTACAAAGCTTCTGAAATAGCTGTTAAACTTGGCATACTGTAG
- the rpl4p gene encoding 50S ribosomal protein L4 yields MSNAVKTVPVYDLEGNEVGKIKLPRVFSYEIREDVIRRAYLAAFTARVQPQGRDPMAGKRTTAESWGVGYGIARVPRVKGERHPRAASAAFVTMAVGGRRAHAPTVRKVVHEKINKKERRLAIMSAIAATANRDLVLKRGHIVPQGLSLPIVVKQDIENLEATKHAREVLMKLGLWDDVMRVHDRVKVRAGKGKVRGRRYKEGKSLLVVLSGKCKALKAFRNLPGVTVVYVDNLSVLHLAPGGIPGRLTLWSEGAIKRLVDMEV; encoded by the coding sequence ATGAGCAATGCTGTAAAGACCGTCCCTGTCTATGACCTTGAAGGTAACGAGGTCGGTAAAATAAAACTTCCAAGAGTCTTCAGCTACGAAATCAGAGAAGATGTAATAAGGCGTGCTTATTTGGCGGCCTTCACGGCGAGAGTCCAACCTCAAGGAAGAGACCCTATGGCTGGTAAAAGAACTACGGCAGAAAGTTGGGGTGTTGGTTATGGTATTGCTAGGGTGCCTAGAGTGAAGGGTGAAAGACATCCAAGAGCTGCAAGCGCGGCCTTCGTGACTATGGCTGTTGGTGGTAGGAGAGCTCATGCTCCAACAGTTAGGAAAGTTGTTCATGAAAAGATAAATAAAAAGGAGAGGCGGCTCGCCATAATGTCAGCTATAGCAGCTACAGCCAATAGAGACCTAGTATTAAAAAGAGGCCATATAGTCCCTCAGGGCTTATCATTGCCCATCGTGGTGAAACAAGATATAGAAAACTTGGAAGCAACGAAGCATGCTAGGGAGGTCTTGATGAAGTTAGGGTTATGGGATGATGTGATGAGGGTGCACGATCGAGTAAAAGTAAGGGCGGGCAAGGGAAAGGTTAGAGGGAGGAGATATAAGGAGGGCAAAAGCTTACTCGTAGTCCTCTCGGGAAAGTGTAAGGCATTAAAAGCCTTTAGAAATCTGCCCGGAGTGACCGTTGTTTATGTAGATAATCTTTCAGTTTTACACTTAGCTCCAGGAGGTATTCCAGGTCGCTTAACTTTATGGAGTGAGGGAGCAATTAAGCGATTAGTAGACATGGAGGTCTAA
- a CDS encoding 50S ribosomal protein L3 yields MGRGIHAPRRGSLGFYPRVRALRIEARIRRWPNIKVERPQLLGFAAYKVGMTHAVIIEDRPTSPFYGREMIKAITILEAPPLFVFGARLYASTPYGLKSVCDVLADNYPEDLKRVMILPKNYRKEDAIARAQQLLAKATEVRVLACEQPRLSGLRKKTPEVMEIKVAAKSVGDAWDYALSLLGKEVRATDVFREGQYVDVIAVTKGKGFQGVIKRHGVKILPRWHKHRKGHRKVGCISPQHPEMLYTVPRPGQLGFHQRTEYNKRIIKMGDDGLSITVKGGFVGYGVVRGQYIVLLGSVPGPRGRIIKLRYPIRPPANAPTTAPKVIEINVDSKQGG; encoded by the coding sequence TTGGGTCGCGGAATACATGCTCCTCGAAGAGGCTCATTAGGGTTCTATCCTAGAGTGAGAGCTCTGAGAATAGAAGCTCGAATTAGAAGATGGCCTAATATAAAGGTTGAAAGACCGCAGCTATTGGGTTTTGCTGCATACAAGGTGGGCATGACACATGCAGTCATAATTGAAGATAGGCCAACAAGTCCATTTTATGGTAGGGAAATGATTAAGGCTATTACAATATTAGAGGCTCCCCCCTTATTTGTATTTGGAGCTAGGCTTTACGCATCAACTCCTTATGGACTAAAGAGTGTTTGTGATGTATTGGCAGATAATTACCCTGAAGATTTAAAAAGAGTTATGATTTTGCCTAAGAACTACAGAAAAGAAGATGCTATAGCCAGGGCGCAACAGCTGCTGGCTAAGGCTACAGAGGTTAGGGTCCTAGCATGCGAACAACCAAGGTTATCAGGATTAAGAAAAAAGACTCCCGAGGTGATGGAGATAAAGGTTGCAGCAAAGAGCGTTGGGGATGCCTGGGACTATGCTTTATCACTACTTGGAAAGGAAGTTAGAGCAACTGATGTATTTAGAGAAGGTCAGTACGTTGATGTGATAGCCGTAACTAAAGGTAAAGGTTTTCAAGGAGTAATAAAGCGCCATGGTGTCAAGATACTGCCTCGCTGGCATAAGCATCGCAAAGGCCATAGAAAAGTAGGGTGTATCAGCCCGCAGCACCCCGAAATGCTGTACACTGTTCCTAGACCTGGACAATTAGGTTTCCATCAGAGAACTGAGTACAACAAGCGCATAATAAAAATGGGAGATGACGGTTTAAGCATTACAGTCAAAGGAGGCTTCGTAGGTTACGGTGTTGTGAGGGGGCAGTACATAGTATTACTAGGTTCGGTTCCAGGTCCTAGAGGTAGAATAATAAAGTTAAGATACCCAATAAGACCACCTGCCAATGCCCCTACAACGGCCCCCAAGGTTATCGAAATAAATGTAGACTCTAAGCAAGGTGGCTAA
- a CDS encoding archease, with the protein MSIKFLEHPSDVYIEVRAKSLEEAFALCGKALYEVMTDTDTIKVLEEVEVFVEGYDLHSLLYNWLEELLYLFDVKRFLGSDVKVKEITALGEGYRLRATIVGEKYDPQRHPSKTAVKAATYHLMEIKKEGDEQIIRFVLDI; encoded by the coding sequence ATGAGCATAAAATTCCTTGAACATCCATCTGATGTTTACATTGAAGTCAGGGCCAAGAGCTTGGAGGAGGCATTCGCCCTTTGCGGTAAAGCACTTTATGAAGTCATGACCGACACTGACACCATAAAGGTACTTGAAGAGGTTGAGGTCTTCGTAGAGGGCTACGATCTACACTCTTTACTTTATAACTGGCTTGAAGAATTGTTGTACCTTTTTGATGTTAAGCGATTTTTAGGCTCTGATGTGAAGGTGAAGGAGATAACTGCGCTTGGTGAAGGATATAGGCTCAGGGCCACTATCGTAGGCGAAAAATATGACCCGCAGAGGCATCCATCAAAAACGGCTGTAAAAGCTGCTACCTACCACTTAATGGAGATAAAGAAGGAGGGCGATGAACAAATCATAAGGTTCGTCTTAGACATTTAG
- the ileS gene encoding isoleucine--tRNA ligase has product MELRQYDPLVIERMVRNYWFNNNIISKCFSKNSGRARFNFLEGPPTTNGFMHVGHARGRTLKDIIIKFKLMQGYDVWRRAGWDTQGLPVELEVEKNLGLKTKKDIERVGYDKFVEECNKLVDFYLDHWRRASEILGLWLDYDSAYETRRNEYIEFVWWALKQAYDKGMLVEDFKVIAFCPRCETPLSDQEVALGYTTIEDPSIYVKVPLADEENTYVVIWTTTPWTLPANEALCLNPIEYYVKVKVDDEVWILAEKLLGKVINEIKLESYNIVGRFLGSELEGKKYLHPLLDEVPMHKDHYEAHMVVCDESVSVEEGTGCVHIAPAHGPEDFEIGKRYSLPVFCPVDVNGIYTEDAGKYKGMYIKEANKLIMNDLKRKGLLINEGSVIHEYPHCWRCNTPLFYKADRQWFLSIGPIKARILDENSKVEWVPQWAGRARFHNWIENARDWCISRLRVWGSPLNIWTCGTCKRRICVGSIDELKKLSVEPIEVVRLHRPWIDMVKIRCPWCGGEMHREPHVLDCWLDSGVAHAASVDFLKDRTIFERVFPYDFITEAVDQTRGWFFSLIFTSVMLFDVAPYRRVLCQGHVLDKLGQKMSKSKGNVVWALDVMEKEGADLLRLYLVTGAAPWETLNFDIEELKVMRRTLNVIFNVFKFASTYMELDNFKYEKHPLDRFVDVLNVEDQWILSRIQTIIDRVTSNLESLNIHEAAKAIVDFFIKDLSHGYIRFIRRRVWLEEEAVEKITVYSVLYYVLDRALRLLAPFTPHFAEWLYQNFIKKFGERDEDTIFMLEWPKKDSRFVKHELEEGAEVLTNVLTLIANARQKAKLKSRWPVSQVTIVLLRDDFIEKVKPFSKVLTEQANARAIVITNNIPSEFSLKVKVQEDEVKRRLGEKTSHILEALKRRDPKEVLRELCLYGKIRVKMDDDEEVEIKDDEVEVIEEKKVGKALSLSFGRFAIVAIDTTRDVELEAEAITREIVRRVQYMRKELDLKIDDYIDLVIETKDHSLNILTSKNLSYLKNEVRARELKIVDKATIEGGDWYMKEWDIDGLKLSIYLRRS; this is encoded by the coding sequence ATGGAATTAAGGCAATATGACCCACTGGTAATTGAACGAATGGTAAGGAATTATTGGTTCAACAATAACATAATAAGTAAGTGTTTCAGCAAAAATAGTGGCAGAGCACGTTTCAACTTTTTAGAGGGACCTCCTACCACGAATGGCTTCATGCACGTCGGCCATGCAAGGGGGAGGACTCTTAAGGACATAATCATCAAGTTCAAATTAATGCAGGGATATGACGTATGGCGTCGTGCAGGTTGGGATACACAAGGTCTTCCTGTTGAGCTGGAGGTCGAGAAGAATTTAGGTTTAAAGACTAAAAAGGATATAGAGAGAGTGGGTTATGATAAGTTCGTTGAAGAATGTAATAAGCTAGTCGACTTTTATCTAGATCACTGGAGAAGAGCATCTGAAATTTTAGGGTTATGGCTGGATTACGATAGTGCGTATGAAACTCGTAGGAATGAATACATAGAGTTTGTTTGGTGGGCCTTGAAACAGGCTTATGATAAGGGGATGCTTGTTGAGGACTTTAAAGTCATAGCATTTTGCCCTCGATGTGAAACACCACTATCAGACCAGGAGGTTGCTTTAGGCTATACGACTATTGAGGACCCATCAATATACGTAAAGGTACCCCTTGCAGATGAAGAGAATACGTATGTTGTTATATGGACGACAACTCCCTGGACTTTACCAGCAAACGAGGCTTTATGTCTAAATCCAATCGAATATTACGTTAAGGTTAAGGTTGATGACGAGGTATGGATCTTGGCCGAAAAGCTTCTAGGGAAAGTCATAAATGAAATTAAATTAGAAAGTTACAATATTGTCGGAAGGTTTCTCGGTTCGGAACTTGAAGGTAAGAAGTATCTTCACCCTCTGCTCGATGAGGTCCCTATGCACAAGGACCATTATGAGGCGCATATGGTAGTATGTGACGAAAGTGTTAGTGTTGAGGAGGGCACTGGCTGTGTACACATAGCACCAGCTCATGGGCCCGAGGACTTTGAAATAGGAAAGAGATACTCTCTCCCGGTTTTTTGCCCAGTTGATGTGAATGGCATCTACACTGAAGATGCTGGTAAGTATAAAGGTATGTACATTAAGGAAGCTAATAAGTTAATAATGAACGATTTGAAGCGTAAGGGGCTTTTGATAAATGAGGGAAGTGTAATTCATGAGTATCCTCATTGTTGGAGATGTAATACACCCCTCTTTTACAAAGCTGATAGACAGTGGTTTTTAAGTATAGGACCCATAAAGGCCAGGATCCTAGATGAAAATAGTAAAGTAGAATGGGTTCCTCAATGGGCTGGAAGGGCTAGGTTTCATAACTGGATAGAGAATGCAAGAGATTGGTGCATTTCAAGGCTAAGAGTATGGGGTTCTCCATTAAATATATGGACTTGTGGTACATGTAAAAGAAGAATCTGTGTAGGCTCTATTGATGAGCTGAAGAAGCTATCTGTAGAGCCTATTGAGGTTGTAAGATTGCATAGACCATGGATCGATATGGTCAAGATTAGGTGTCCATGGTGTGGAGGCGAAATGCATCGTGAGCCACATGTCTTAGACTGCTGGCTTGATTCTGGCGTAGCTCATGCAGCTAGTGTAGACTTCTTGAAAGACCGAACAATCTTTGAAAGAGTGTTTCCCTACGACTTCATAACTGAGGCAGTTGATCAGACAAGAGGATGGTTCTTTTCATTAATATTCACGAGCGTCATGTTATTTGACGTAGCACCTTATAGGAGGGTACTATGCCAAGGTCATGTCCTAGACAAGCTTGGCCAGAAAATGTCGAAAAGTAAAGGTAATGTGGTGTGGGCTCTGGATGTCATGGAGAAGGAGGGGGCGGACCTCTTACGCCTATACCTAGTTACTGGAGCTGCTCCATGGGAGACACTAAACTTTGACATCGAAGAGTTAAAGGTCATGAGGAGAACTTTAAACGTCATATTCAATGTTTTTAAATTTGCAAGTACTTATATGGAGCTGGACAACTTTAAATATGAAAAGCATCCACTAGATCGATTCGTTGACGTTTTAAACGTGGAGGATCAATGGATCTTATCAAGGATACAAACTATAATAGACCGAGTGACGTCAAACCTTGAGTCGCTAAATATTCACGAAGCGGCTAAAGCCATAGTCGACTTCTTTATTAAAGATTTAAGTCATGGCTACATAAGGTTCATAAGGAGAAGAGTGTGGCTAGAGGAAGAGGCTGTTGAGAAGATAACCGTCTATAGTGTTCTTTACTATGTCCTTGACCGAGCTCTAAGGCTTCTTGCGCCATTTACTCCTCATTTTGCCGAGTGGCTTTATCAAAACTTTATTAAAAAATTTGGAGAAAGAGATGAAGATACCATCTTCATGCTTGAGTGGCCTAAAAAAGATAGCAGATTTGTTAAACATGAATTAGAGGAGGGGGCTGAAGTTCTAACAAACGTCTTAACACTTATTGCTAATGCCCGTCAAAAGGCTAAGCTAAAAAGCAGATGGCCAGTATCGCAGGTGACCATTGTTTTGCTTAGAGATGACTTTATAGAGAAAGTAAAACCTTTCTCAAAGGTGTTAACTGAGCAAGCTAATGCGAGAGCTATCGTAATTACTAACAACATTCCTAGCGAATTTTCATTAAAGGTAAAGGTTCAAGAGGATGAGGTAAAGAGAAGACTAGGAGAAAAGACGTCACATATACTTGAAGCCTTGAAACGAAGAGATCCAAAGGAAGTCTTACGCGAACTTTGCCTTTACGGTAAAATAAGAGTCAAGATGGATGATGATGAAGAAGTGGAGATAAAAGATGATGAAGTGGAAGTGATTGAAGAGAAGAAGGTGGGAAAAGCTTTATCCTTATCCTTTGGAAGATTTGCTATTGTAGCTATTGACACAACTAGGGACGTGGAATTAGAAGCTGAGGCTATTACAAGAGAGATAGTACGGAGAGTTCAGTACATGAGGAAGGAGCTGGATTTAAAAATCGATGATTACATAGATCTGGTAATTGAGACTAAAGATCACTCCCTCAACATATTAACTTCAAAGAACTTGAGCTACTTAAAGAATGAGGTGAGAGCGAGGGAGTTAAAGATAGTTGATAAAGCTACAATAGAGGGTGGAGATTGGTATATGAAGGAGTGGGACATAGACGGATTGAAGCTATCAATATACCTACGAAGGAGTTAG
- a CDS encoding RNA-protein complex protein Nop10 codes for MKSLLMKCTNCGKYTLHTDKCPYCGGNLKNPHPPRYSPYDKYALYRLKVRLEGLRG; via the coding sequence ATGAAGTCTCTCCTTATGAAGTGCACTAATTGTGGTAAGTACACATTGCACACCGATAAGTGTCCTTACTGTGGTGGGAACTTAAAGAATCCTCACCCACCCCGCTACTCACCTTATGATAAATATGCACTTTACAGACTTAAAGTAAGGCTAGAAGGATTACGTGGTTAA
- a CDS encoding translation initiation factor IF-2 subunit alpha translates to MVKKRREWPLQGEIVIGTIVEVFDKGAYITLDEYDNKKAYLPLNEVSSSWSHNIRDVIREGQKTAFKVIRVNPAKGHIDLSLKRVADVEKERKLLEWKRAKKAEVLLEFAAKKLGKTLNDAYNEVGWKLEDRYGEIYAGLEEVARKGKEPLLAAGVSKEWIEVVTELAKEHIEIPLVKLSIVLELKCYKPNGINIIKKALIEALNYAKMKGYNVKIYADGAPKYRIDGVAEDYKQLKSILREVAGVALEIVNKDGGQGRILEEPKK, encoded by the coding sequence ATGGTAAAGAAGAGAAGGGAGTGGCCACTACAAGGCGAAATAGTCATTGGGACTATCGTGGAGGTTTTTGACAAAGGTGCCTACATAACCCTTGATGAATATGACAATAAGAAGGCCTACTTACCGTTAAATGAAGTATCCTCTTCATGGTCTCACAATATCAGAGACGTCATACGCGAAGGGCAAAAAACAGCATTTAAAGTCATCAGAGTGAACCCTGCTAAGGGGCACATAGACCTTTCATTAAAGAGAGTAGCTGATGTAGAGAAAGAGCGGAAACTTCTTGAATGGAAAAGAGCAAAAAAAGCTGAAGTACTACTTGAGTTTGCCGCCAAGAAGTTAGGTAAGACGCTTAATGATGCCTACAATGAGGTAGGTTGGAAACTTGAAGATAGATATGGCGAGATATATGCGGGTCTGGAAGAAGTAGCAAGAAAGGGGAAAGAGCCGCTACTTGCAGCTGGCGTTAGTAAAGAATGGATTGAAGTAGTGACTGAACTGGCTAAGGAACACATCGAAATTCCTCTCGTGAAGCTCTCAATAGTGCTTGAGTTAAAGTGCTATAAGCCTAACGGGATTAATATCATAAAGAAAGCGTTAATTGAAGCTCTTAATTATGCGAAAATGAAGGGGTACAATGTTAAGATATATGCTGATGGTGCCCCAAAATATAGAATTGATGGTGTGGCTGAAGATTATAAGCAGCTTAAAAGTATATTGAGAGAGGTCGCTGGAGTAGCTCTAGAAATAGTGAATAAAGATGGAGGACAAGGGAGAATTCTAGAGGAACCTAAAAAGTGA
- a CDS encoding 30S ribosomal protein S27e — MVKKRKELVPMPKSKFFYIRCPDCGNTQITFSHASTYVHCFVCGRLLVRPSGGKAKIDAKKVSEFG, encoded by the coding sequence TTGGTTAAGAAACGAAAGGAACTTGTACCAATGCCCAAGTCTAAGTTCTTCTATATTAGATGTCCCGATTGTGGAAATACTCAAATAACATTTAGTCATGCTTCAACTTACGTTCATTGCTTCGTTTGTGGTAGACTTTTAGTAAGACCTAGTGGTGGCAAGGCCAAAATAGATGCAAAGAAGGTAAGCGAATTCGGATAA